One window from the genome of Gimesia aquarii encodes:
- a CDS encoding DNA gyrase/topoisomerase IV subunit A, with translation MAKRKSAKKGKTEGTNGQVGSETDRIEYIPISEVTRRRYLNYAMSVITSRALPDVRDGLKPVQRRILYVMYQDLRLVANAKPRKCAKICGDTTGNYHPHGDASVYDALVRLAQDFNLRNPLINGQGNFGSIMGLPAAAARYTEARLTGIAEHLMNELRFQTVEMRPNYDGTRNEPVVLPARFPNLLVNGVHGIAVGMATNIPPHNLGEVIKACTHLIHNKNATVAQLMKHIKGPDFPMGGRIVTDKRSLTSVYKEGRGPIKIRGEWKPDTDRRSKGMNRLIIYSVPYGVETGSLLSEIGGIVEARKLPQLVDVADETDDKNGLKIVLEIKPDADPETVMAFLYKHTHLEQNFSVNLTCLVPDESDVLVPQRCDLKEMLQYFLDFRFVSVRRRFEYQLELLERRIHILQGFKIIFNGLDKALKLIRASNGKQDAAKKLMANFRLDEIQTMAILELQLYRISKLEINTIREELKEKQAEADRIRRILASKRRLWKVVENELVEIGKEFPEKRQTKLGSSDEITEFDPQAYIVRENTNVVVSREGWIKRVGRLKTKGETRELDKTRTREGDSVLAVAPGSTLDHVVFFSSDGVAYTLPIEQVPVSSGYGEPLSKHARLGDGVNLVAAITTDSRFTPEDKSTRRKPIPTPHLLIVTEKGQIMRVSFSTFRTASTKAGRKYCRLGKDDRVVYAALVEDAETMFIATNDARVLHCEIEEAALLSNPGKGVKGIRLEKDDFVIGALQLSRPSDCLRVINTNGKKMTFGQMKYGVTSRGGKGVKTSQRSGFAEILYPPIEVVDWDELGDYEE, from the coding sequence TTGGCTAAACGAAAATCAGCCAAAAAAGGCAAAACCGAAGGCACAAATGGACAAGTCGGGAGTGAAACCGACCGTATTGAATATATTCCTATTAGTGAAGTGACACGCAGACGCTATCTGAATTACGCGATGTCTGTTATTACGTCACGTGCTTTACCAGACGTCCGTGATGGCCTTAAACCGGTTCAAAGACGTATCTTGTATGTTATGTATCAAGACTTGCGTCTCGTGGCCAATGCGAAGCCGCGTAAATGTGCCAAGATTTGTGGTGATACCACGGGTAATTACCATCCCCACGGCGATGCATCTGTCTATGACGCTCTTGTACGACTGGCACAGGATTTCAACCTGAGAAATCCTCTGATCAATGGTCAGGGTAACTTCGGTTCTATTATGGGATTGCCTGCGGCAGCGGCACGTTATACCGAAGCAAGGCTGACTGGAATAGCAGAACATCTCATGAATGAGCTGCGATTTCAAACAGTTGAGATGCGTCCCAATTATGACGGTACACGTAATGAGCCTGTCGTACTACCTGCGCGATTTCCCAACCTGCTTGTCAATGGGGTACATGGAATTGCAGTCGGGATGGCAACGAATATTCCTCCGCATAATCTGGGTGAGGTCATTAAGGCTTGTACACATCTTATTCATAACAAGAATGCAACCGTCGCCCAGTTAATGAAGCACATTAAAGGTCCTGACTTCCCTATGGGAGGCCGGATTGTGACTGATAAGCGATCTTTAACAAGTGTTTATAAAGAGGGGCGTGGTCCCATAAAGATTCGAGGTGAATGGAAACCTGATACTGACAGGCGTTCGAAAGGGATGAACCGTCTGATTATTTATTCCGTTCCTTATGGGGTCGAAACGGGTTCGCTTCTTTCAGAGATTGGTGGTATTGTTGAAGCGAGAAAACTTCCGCAACTGGTTGATGTTGCTGATGAGACAGACGATAAAAATGGCCTGAAAATTGTTCTGGAAATCAAGCCAGATGCTGATCCTGAAACAGTGATGGCCTTTTTATATAAGCATACACATCTGGAGCAGAATTTTTCGGTCAATCTGACCTGTCTCGTGCCAGATGAGTCTGACGTGCTCGTGCCACAACGCTGTGATTTGAAGGAGATGTTGCAATACTTCCTCGATTTTCGCTTCGTGAGTGTTCGGCGTCGTTTTGAGTATCAACTGGAATTGCTCGAAAGACGAATTCATATTCTCCAAGGCTTTAAAATTATCTTTAATGGTTTGGATAAAGCGTTAAAGTTAATTCGTGCCAGTAATGGTAAGCAGGATGCCGCGAAGAAACTAATGGCAAATTTTCGTCTGGATGAAATTCAGACGATGGCAATTCTGGAATTACAACTCTATCGTATTTCCAAACTGGAAATAAACACGATTCGAGAAGAGTTAAAAGAAAAACAGGCAGAAGCTGATCGTATCCGCCGTATTCTTGCTTCTAAAAGAAGACTTTGGAAAGTCGTTGAAAACGAACTGGTTGAAATTGGGAAGGAATTTCCTGAGAAACGTCAAACCAAACTGGGTTCTTCCGATGAAATTACCGAATTTGACCCTCAGGCTTATATTGTGAGGGAAAATACAAATGTCGTTGTCTCCAGAGAAGGTTGGATCAAAAGGGTAGGACGTCTCAAAACAAAAGGGGAAACTCGGGAACTCGATAAAACGCGCACCCGAGAAGGTGACAGTGTGTTAGCGGTGGCACCAGGAAGTACACTCGACCATGTCGTGTTTTTCTCCAGTGATGGTGTTGCCTATACATTACCCATCGAACAGGTACCTGTTTCCTCTGGATATGGTGAACCACTTTCAAAACATGCACGTCTGGGAGATGGTGTGAATCTGGTTGCAGCTATCACAACTGATTCACGGTTCACACCTGAAGATAAGTCGACTCGCAGAAAGCCCATTCCCACTCCCCATCTTTTGATTGTCACCGAAAAAGGCCAGATCATGCGGGTCTCTTTCAGTACATTTCGTACTGCATCAACAAAGGCGGGGCGTAAATACTGTCGGCTTGGTAAAGACGATCGTGTGGTCTACGCGGCTTTGGTCGAAGATGCAGAGACAATGTTTATTGCAACGAATGATGCTCGAGTGTTGCACTGTGAGATTGAAGAAGCGGCATTACTCTCCAATCCGGGTAAGGGAGTCAAAGGGATTCGTCTTGAAAAAGATGACTTTGTCATTGGAGCGCTCCAGTTGAGTCGTCCAAGTGACTGTTTACGGGTGATAAACACAAATGGCAAGAAAATGACGTTTGGCCAAATGAAATATGGGGTGACTTCCCGAGGTGGCAAAGGAGTTAAAACCAGCCAGAGAAGTGGCTTTGCTGAAATATTGTATCCACCAATTGAAGTTGTTGACTGGGATGAGCTAGGAGACTATGAAGAGTAG
- a CDS encoding DNA gyrase/topoisomerase IV subunit B has product MATAAKSSNTKKYSAADIEVLEGLEAVRRRPSMYIGGVDIRGLHHLLWEIVDNSVDEYLAKEADTIVVTLHKDGASCSVKDNGRGIPVDKHSKTKKSALELILTTLHAGGKFSDKNYARSGGLHGVGSSVVNALSSEMMATVVRDGHQYVQRYKKGKPTTPVKKVKPLRGHGTEIYFRPDDTIFRRVHFNADTIRQHLEDVAFIHGGLKITFKDEVKKETHELSHPEGIRGYLEKLTQEQQKKAVHEQLFFAEKEDKNVRVEMVLRWTDATDEQVRSYVNGIRTHAGGTHESGLRSGIAKAVKNYMDVHNIKHKGLSITTEDIREGVLCLISVFHNDPMFQGQTKEKLNNPEVSGFVEGIVRPLLETWLNNNPSIADAVVGRIVLAARARLASRDAQKEVRRKSATNRKSTLPGKLLDCRSNKPEESELFLVEGLSAGGTAAMGRDSRIQAVLPLRGKVLNTESLAVSKIMGNQEIKDLVETLGTGIGANFDIHKLRYNRIILLMDADSDGYHISTLLLTFFFRHMMELIRQGKLFLAQPPLYCITVGTEKFYAQDDVQKEDIVESLPANRKYEIGRFKGLGEMTASELKVTTLDPKHRVLLKVDIDSQLEADSTFSQLFGKDPSLRYDLIMEEAVEADDIDY; this is encoded by the coding sequence ATGGCAACCGCAGCAAAATCATCGAACACGAAGAAATACTCAGCCGCCGACATCGAAGTCCTGGAAGGATTGGAAGCCGTCCGCAGACGACCCTCCATGTATATTGGAGGAGTTGATATTCGGGGGCTGCATCATCTGCTCTGGGAAATTGTTGACAATTCGGTCGACGAATATCTCGCGAAGGAAGCAGACACAATCGTAGTTACGCTCCATAAGGACGGCGCATCGTGCAGTGTCAAAGATAACGGGCGAGGTATTCCCGTTGATAAACACTCTAAGACCAAAAAGTCGGCACTGGAATTGATCTTGACCACATTACACGCTGGTGGAAAGTTTTCCGATAAAAACTATGCTCGCAGTGGTGGTTTACATGGAGTTGGCTCTTCAGTTGTGAATGCACTCTCTTCTGAAATGATGGCTACGGTAGTTCGTGATGGCCATCAATATGTCCAGCGCTATAAAAAAGGGAAACCAACTACGCCTGTCAAAAAAGTAAAACCGTTACGCGGACATGGCACAGAGATTTATTTCCGGCCCGATGATACCATTTTTCGACGTGTTCATTTCAATGCTGATACGATCCGCCAACATCTGGAAGATGTTGCGTTTATTCATGGTGGATTGAAAATTACGTTTAAGGATGAAGTCAAAAAAGAGACTCATGAACTTTCTCATCCGGAAGGAATTCGGGGATATCTGGAAAAACTGACTCAGGAACAGCAGAAAAAGGCGGTACACGAACAGCTGTTTTTCGCGGAAAAAGAAGATAAGAATGTTCGCGTTGAAATGGTCTTGCGTTGGACTGATGCAACTGATGAGCAAGTTCGCAGTTATGTCAACGGAATTCGCACACATGCTGGAGGAACGCACGAAAGTGGTTTGCGCTCCGGGATTGCCAAAGCAGTGAAGAATTACATGGACGTACATAATATCAAACACAAAGGGCTTTCCATCACTACAGAAGATATCAGGGAAGGCGTACTTTGCTTGATTTCGGTTTTCCATAACGATCCAATGTTCCAGGGCCAGACAAAAGAAAAGCTAAATAATCCTGAAGTGAGTGGTTTTGTGGAAGGAATTGTGCGTCCACTTTTAGAAACATGGTTGAATAATAACCCAAGTATTGCCGATGCAGTGGTTGGTCGTATTGTGTTAGCGGCACGTGCCCGTTTGGCCAGCCGAGATGCACAAAAAGAAGTTCGCCGAAAGTCTGCCACGAATCGAAAATCGACTTTGCCAGGGAAGCTTCTCGATTGTCGCTCTAACAAACCCGAAGAGTCGGAGCTCTTTCTTGTGGAAGGTTTATCTGCTGGCGGTACGGCGGCAATGGGCCGTGACAGTCGTATTCAAGCGGTATTACCGCTTCGTGGTAAAGTGTTAAATACCGAATCGTTGGCGGTTTCCAAGATCATGGGAAATCAGGAGATCAAGGATTTGGTTGAGACATTGGGAACAGGTATCGGCGCTAACTTTGACATTCACAAACTGCGATATAACCGTATTATCCTGCTGATGGATGCTGATAGTGATGGTTATCACATCAGCACATTACTGCTGACATTCTTCTTTCGGCATATGATGGAATTGATTCGGCAGGGAAAGTTGTTTCTGGCACAGCCACCTTTGTACTGTATCACCGTTGGAACTGAAAAATTTTATGCACAGGACGATGTTCAGAAAGAAGATATTGTGGAGTCGTTGCCCGCCAACCGAAAATACGAAATTGGTCGCTTTAAAGGGCTGGGCGAAATGACCGCCAGTGAGTTGAAAGTGACAACGCTGGACCCGAAACATCGTGTTCTATTGAAAGTCGATATTGATAGTCAATTAGAAGCGGATTCGACCTTCTCTCAGCTCTTTGGGAAAGATCCTTCTCTTCGCTATGATCTCATTATGGAAGAAGCTGTCGAGGCAGATGATATCGATTACTGA